In the genome of Quercus robur chromosome 3, dhQueRobu3.1, whole genome shotgun sequence, one region contains:
- the LOC126717731 gene encoding probable RNA-dependent RNA polymerase 1 produces MDNIALHLGYQTSRETFSVLWKQENVFVRFDSKMRNLYFYFSDLSEEFKLELSYENIWKIELHHPRGQAKKFLLIQLLGAPRIYVQDHTRHWVREVDFTPSCCIGQSSALCLELPQEGQLPKFHGDFVSYKENEGPFVLKQGIALSCSSGLVPTVNPPEGFDLPYKIFFKINSLIQHGYLPGQAIDEKFYRLVDPRRITIEYIESALDKLSHLKECCYEPVRWLKEEYKKYATSRRLLKTIAISLNDGLVYVNRVQVTPSKVYFCGPEVNLSNRVLRNYPEDIDNFLRVSFVDEDLDKLHATVLSSCASSANGERQTGIYDRILSILRNGIVIGGNKFEFLAYSNSQLRENSVWMFASRTGLTTTDIREWMGDFREIRNVAKYAARLGQSFSSSRETVSVSRHEVENIPDVEIERKGVSYCFSDGIGKISAELAREVAAKCGLENYVPSAFQIRYGGYKGVVAVDPTSSKKLSLRKSMCKYKSENIKLDVLEWSRYQPCFLNRQIITLLSTLGVMDLVFEKKQKEAIEQLDALLTDPLSSQEALELIFPGEKTKVLKEMLFCGYQPDTEPFLSMMLQTLRASKLLELRLKSRIFIPNGRCMMGCLDETRTLEYGEVFVQISRSSRQLSNDFSHMFCTSSSNPNNLIFEGEVVVAKNPCLHPGDVRVLKAVDVPALHHLADCVVFPQKGKRPHPNECSGSDLDGDLYFVCWDPDLIPPRQIQPMEYIGAKTKPLDHDVTIEEVQGYFVDYILNDRLGIIDNAHIVFADSEPRRAMSPKCIKLANLHSIAVDFPKSGIVAEIPYYLRVKVYPDFMEKPDKCTYKSERVIGKLFREVKDLASHTSPVTPFTSEVAKRCYDPDMEVDGFEDYISDAFYYKREYDQKLGSLMDYYGIETEAEILSGNILTISKSFDKRRDLEQINYSVMALRKEARSWFLKESESDSETDIVKAKAKASAWYHVTYHYSYWGCCNEGMDRAHFLSFPWCVFDKLIQIKKDQLSNRIA; encoded by the exons ATGGATAATATAGCATTGCACCTTGGATATCAGACTTCAAGGGAAACTTTTTCTGTGCTCTGGAAACAGGAAAATGTTTTTGTCAGATTTGACTCGAAAATGAGAAATTTGTACTTCTATTTCTCTGATCTTTCTGAAGAATTCAAGCTTGAACTCTCTTATGAGAACATTTGGAAGATTGAGCTCCATCATCCACGTGGTCAAGCTAAAAAGTTTCTTCTCATTCAG TTACTTGGAGCTCCTCGGATTTATGTGCAAGATCATACTCGTCATTGGGTCCGAGAAGTTGATTTCACTCCGTCGTGCTGCATAGGCCAATCTTCTGCTCTATGTTTGGAGCTCCCACAGGAGGGCCAGCTTCCAAAATTTCATGGAGATTTTGTCTCTTATAAGGAAAATGAGGGCCCTTTTGTTCTAAAGCAAGGTATTGCTCTCTCTTGCAGTTCAGGACTAGTCCCTACTGTGAACCCACCCGAAGGCTTTGACTTGCCTTACAAAATCTTCTTTAAGATCAACTCTTTAATTCAGCATGGTTATCTTCCTGGGCAAgcaattgatgaaaaattttatCGGTTGGTCGATCCTAGGAGAATAACAATTGAGTATATAGAAAGTGCCTTGGACAAACTGTCTCATTTGAAAGAATGCTGCTATGAACCTGTACGCTGGCTTAAGGAGGAGTAcaaaaaatatgccacatcgaGGCGACTTCTTAAAACTATTGCCATATCTTTAAATGATGGGTTGGTATATGTAAACAGGGTTCAAGTAACTCCATCTAAAGTGTATTTCTGTGGTCCTGAGGTGAACCTCTCCAATCGTGTGTTACGTAACTATCCTGAGGATATTGATAACTTTCTTCGTGTTTCGTTTGTTGATGAGGACTTGGATAAACTACACGCAACAGTTTTATCATCGTGTGCATCTTCGGCAAATGGGGAGAGGCAAACTGGCATTTATGACAGGATACTGTCCATTTTACGAAATGGCATAGTTATTGGTGGTAACAAGTTCGAGTTTCTTGCCTATTCAAACAGTCAATTACGAGAAAATTCTGTTTGGATGTTTGCTTCAAGAACTGGCCTGACTACAACAGATATCAGAGAGTGGATGGGTGATTTTCGCGAGATTAGGAATGTGGCAAAATATGCTGCCAGATTGGGTCAATCTTTCAGCTCTTCAAGAGAAACAGTGAGCGTTAGTAGGCATGAAGTTGAAAATATTCCTGATGTAGAAATTGAAAGGAAAGGAGTCTCATACTGTTTCTCAGATGGTATAGGTAAGATATCTGCAGAATTGGCTAGAGAGGTGGCTGCAAAATGTGGCCTAGAAAATTATGTTCCATCTGCATTTCAAATTCGATATGGTGGGTACAAAGGTGTTGTGGCTGTTGATCCAACTTCTTCAAAGAAGTTGTCATTGAGAAAGAGCATGTGTAAGTACAAATCAGAAAACATCAAACTAGATGTCTTGGAATGGAGTAGGTACCAACCTTGTTTTCTTAATCGTCAAATAATCACTCTTTTGTCCACCCTCGGAGTTATGGATCTAGtttttgaaaagaaacaaaaggaggCTATAGAACAGCTAGATGCTTTGTTAACAGATCCGTTGAGCTCACAGGAAGCATTGGAATTGATATTCCCAggagagaagacaaaggttctaAAGGAAATGCTTTTCTGTGGCTATCAGCCTGATACAGAACCATTTCTTTCAATGATGCTACAAACACTTCGTGCATCTAAGTTGCTAGAATTACGGCTCAAAAGTAGGATATTTATTCCAAACGGGAGATGTATGATGGGATGTCTAGATGAGACCAGGACATTGGAATATGGTGAAGTATTTGTCCAAATTTCTCGCTCTAGTAGGCAGCTTTCTAATGATTTCTCCCATATGTTTTGCACCAGCAGCTCAAACCcgaacaatttaatttttgagggtGAGGTAGTTGTTGCTAAAAATCCATGTCTGCATCCGGGGGATGTGCGTGTTCTAAAGGCTGTTGATGTGCCGGCTTTGCACCACCTGGCGGATTGTGTTGTTTTTCCGCAAAAGGGAAAAAG ACCTCATCCAAATGAATGTTCTGGGAGTGACTTGGATGGAGATTTGTACTTCGTCTGTTGGGACCCTGATCTTATTCCTCCTCGACAAATTCAACCAATGGAGTATATCGGAGCAAAAACTAAGCCACTTGATCATGATGTTACAATAGAG GAAGTTCAAGGGTATTTCGTCGACTACATACTCAACGACCGTCTAGGAATCATCGATAATGCCCACATTGTCTTTGCAGATAGTGAGCCCCGTAGGGCAATGAGTCCTAAATGTATTAAGCTTGCAAATCTACACTCAATTGCGGTTGACTTCCCAAAAAGTGGTATTGTTGCCGAAATACCCTATTATCTGCGTGTTAAGGTATACCCAGATTTCATGGAAAAGCCTGATAAATGCACCTACAAATCAGAACGTGTGATAGGAAAGCTTTTTCGAGAGGTGAAAGACCTTGCATCGCACACGAGCCCTGTGACACCCTTCACCTCAGAAGTAGCAAAGCGGTGTTATGATCCTGACATGGAAGTAGACGGCTTCGAGGACTACATCAGTGATGCTTTCTATTACAAAAGGGAGTATGATCAAAAGCTGGGGAGTTTGATGGATTACTATGGCATTGAAACTGAAGCTGAAATACTTAGTGGAAACATATTGacaatttcaaaatcttttgataaGAGGAGGGATCTGGAACAAATTAATTATTCTGTAATGGCACTAAGAAAGGAAGCTAGGAGCTGGTTCCTCAAGGAAAGTGAGTCAGATTCTGAAACTGATATTGtcaaagcaaaagcaaaagcatcGGCTTGGTACCATGTGACATATCACTATAGCTATTGGGGTTGCTGCAATGAGGGAATGGATAGAGCTCATTTCCTCAGTTTTCCATGGTGTGTCTTTGACAAGCTTATCCAGATCAAGAAGGATCAACTGAGTAACAGAATAGCTTGA